The following proteins are co-located in the Manihot esculenta cultivar AM560-2 chromosome 9, M.esculenta_v8, whole genome shotgun sequence genome:
- the LOC110607728 gene encoding UDP-glycosyltransferase 73C1: protein MAADSHQLHFILFPFMAQGHMIPMMDIARLLAHHGMIVTVITTPLNAQRFKPIISRDVESGLVIQFIELQFPGEEAGLPKDCENIDMLPSLGSGNEFFLSTYRLLEPVQRLLEELNPRPSCIISDMCLPYTSQVARKLGVPRLGFNGLCCFSQLCMHCIRSSRILESKKSENEYFVVPGLPDAIELTKDQLPGAMLHDIDKFHEQIAVAEEVTYGVIINSFEELEAAYAQEFKKVKRDKVWFIGPVSLFNKNNSDKVQRGNKSSIEESECFSWLDSQQPTSVIYVCFGSLCNLITSQLIELGSGLEASNRNFIWVLRGGGKSKEIEDWIVEDGFEGRTKGRGLIIRGWAPQVAILQHPAIGGFLTHCGWNSTLEGICAGAPMVTWPLFGDQFFNERLVVDVLKIGVKVGTEATVTWGMEKKVGILVKREAVTRAIERLMEEGEEGEERRKRAKEFSIKARAAMEEDGSSYLNMKLLIQDIMMQQKANVE, encoded by the coding sequence GTTACAGTAATCACTACACCGCTTAACGCCCAGCGTTTCAAACCAATAATTTCTCGTGATGTGGAATCTGGACTCGTAATCCAGTTCATTGAACTCCAGTTTCCAGGAGAAGAAGCAGGACTACCAAAAGATTGCGAGAACATAGACATGCTTCCTTCACTGGGTTCGGGCAATGAGTTCTTCTTGTCCACGTACCGGCTTCTGGAGCCTGTCCAAAGATTGCTTGAAGAGCTAAACCCTCGGCCTAGTTGTATAATTTCTGATATGTGTTTACCCTACACATCTCAGGTTGCTAGGAAGCTTGGTGTTCCAAGACTTGGTTTCAATGGCTTGTGTTGTTTTTCTCAGCTATGCATGCACTGTATACGCAGTTCAAGAATACTTGAGAGCAAAAAATCTGAAAACGAGTACTTTGTTGTGCCTGGATTGCCCGATGCTATTGAATTAACCAAAGACCAGCTCCCAGGAGCTATGCTTCATGATATTGACAAGTTTCATGAGCAAATAGCAGTTGCTGAAGAGGTGACTTACGGGGTTATTATTAATTCCTTTGAAGAGTTAGAGGCAGCATATGCTCAAGAATTCAAGAAGGTAAAGAGGGATAAGGTTTGGTTCATTGGTCCGGTTTCATTATTCAACAAGAACAACTCCGATAAGGTTCAGAGAGGGAATAAGTCCTCGATTGAAGAATCTGAATGCTTCAGCTGGCTTGATTCACAGCAACCAACGTCTGTAATATATGTCTGCTTTGGTAGCCTTTGCAATTTAATAACTTCTCAGTTGATAGAACTTGGGTCAGGCTTAGAAGCATCAAACAGAAATTTCATTTGGGTGCTAAGAGGAGGGGGGAAATCAAAAGAAATAGAAGATTGGATCGTAGAAGATGGTTTCGAGGGAAGAACCAAAGGGAGAGGTCTCATAATTCGAGGCTGGGCGCCACAAGTAGCAATACTCCAACACCCAGCAATTGGTGGGTTCTTAACACACTGTGGATGGAACTCAACGCTAGAAGGGATATGTGCTGGTGCACCAATGGTTACATGGCCACTTTTTGGAGACCAGTTCTTCAATGAGAGACTAGTTGTTGATGTGCTGAAGATTGGTGTAAAGGTTGGGACAGAGGCTACTGTGACATGGGGAATGGAAAAGAAGGTTGGGATTTTGGTGAAAAGGGAAGCTGTTACAAGGGCGATAGAAAGGTTGATGGAAGAAGGAGAGGAAGGTgaggaaagaagaaaaagagcaaAAGAGTTTAGCATCAAGGCAAGGGCTGCAATGGAGGAAGATGGGTCTTCTTATCTCAACATGAAATTACTAATACAAGATATCATGATGCAACAGAAAGCAAATGTTGAGTAA